The genomic segment CAGCCGGTATGGCGATCAAGTCGGCACCGTCGACTGCGGCGGAGATCTTCTCAACGGCTCGTTGAACGGAGGCCTCCGAACGGCCGTTGATCGCCACTCTGGCCCCGGCATTGGCCAAGCCGGTGGCGATCGCCAACCCAATGCCCTGAGTCGACCCGGTGACCAATGCCGTCTTTCCGCTGTGGTTGATGTGCATACGGTGCACAAGCGCTCGCAGCGGTTCCCGAATTCCAGACCATCCATGAGGCGGGCGACCGTATGGTGAGGCCGTGACAAACGAACGCCCGCTGGAGGGCAAGGTTGCGTACGTGACAGGCGGGGCCCGGGGTCAGGGCCGCGCCCACTGTGTCCGATTGGCTCAGGCCGGTGCCGACATCGTCACCATCGACGCCTGCGGGCCGGTGGGCAACCACATCGGCTACGAGCCGGCGACACCCGAAGACCTGGCCGACACCGTCCGGCTGGTCGAGGACGAGGGCGTCAAGATCAGCGCGGAGCGGGTCGATGTGCGCGACCACGACGGGCAGAAGCAGGTAATCGCCAGGGCCATCGAACAATTCGGGCGCCTCGATGTCGTAGTCGCGAATGCCGGGGTGATGAGCTGGGGCCGGGCCTGGGAGATCCCCACCGAGATGTGGCAGGAAATCATCGACGTCAACCTGACCGGGTTCTTCAACACCGTGCAGGCATGCGTCCCGGCGATGATCGAAGCCGGCAACGGCGGATCGATCATCGCGATCAGTTCCTCGGCCGGGATCAAGGCCGTGCCCGGCGCCGGGCACTACTGCGCCAGCAAGTTTGGTGTTGTGGGACTGGCGAATTCGTTGGCGCTCGAGGTGGGCGAGTACGGGATCCGGGTGAACTCCGTGCACACCTACGGGGTCGATACCGCGCTGGGCAACGACCTCTCGATGTATTCGATGTTCGAGAAGCATCCGCACTACGTCTACAGCTTCTCGCCGGGTGCACTGCCCACCGAATCACTGATCGCGCCGAATCAGGTAAGCGAGGTCGTGCTGTTCCTAGCCAGCGATGCGTCGGCGCTGCTGACCGCCGCCCAGATTCCCGCCGACAAGGGATACATGAAGGTCTAGCCTTGTGCGGCAAGGCTTTCCACGGCCAGCTCCTTGGCCCAGCGGTAATCCGCCTTGCCTGCGGGGGAGCGCAGAACCTTGTCGGTGCGGATGAACGCCTTCGGCAGCTTGTACTGCGCGATATGCGCGCGGCAGGCGTCGGCGAGTTCAGCGTCGGTGGCGCTCTGGCCTTCGGCGAACTGCACGATCGCCACCACTTCGTTGCCCCACCGCTCTGAGGGCCGGCCGGCGACGACGACGTCGTACACCGCAGGATGGCTGGCGACCGCGCGCTCGACCTCCTCGGCGAAGATCTTCTCCCCGCCGGAGTTGATCGTCACCGAATCGCGGCCAAGCAGTTCGATCTGCCCATCCGCCAAGAACCGGGCCCGGTCACCGGGGACCGACCAGCGCACGCCGTCGATGGTGGGGAAGGTGCGTGCGGACTTCTCGGCATCGCCCAGATAACCCAGCGGTACGTAGGCACGCCGGGCCAGCCAACCCTCGCCCTCGCCCGGCGCCAGCACGTGCGTGAAATCCGTTGAGATGATAGCGGTGTCGTGCTGCGGGGTAAACGTGGCCGCCTTCTGCTCGACGCCCTTGGCCGCCATGGTCGTCATCTGCATGCCCGTCTCCGAGGCGCCGACGGCATCGAGCACCATCAGGTTGGGCAGCGCCGCCAGCAGTCGTTCACGGACCGTCGGCGACAGCGGCGCCCCGCCGTTGGTGATGGTCACCAGCCCGGACAGGTCGTACTTGCCGGTCTCGATCTCGTCGAGCAGCGGCCGGGCGATCGCGTCGCCAACGACCGGAATGCTCAGTACGCGTTCCCGTTCGGCGAGCTTCATCACTGCCGGGGCGTTGAGACGGTCGACGTCGTCGGGCAGCACCATCCAGCCGCCGGTGCTGAACATGTTGAACGCGGCCCACTGGGCCGCGCCGTGCATGAGCGGCGGAATCATCAGGACCGAGCGGAATCCGGCATTGGTGCGGGCCTGCTCGGCGAGGTCGGCGTACGACTCCAGCGACTTCTCCGCGCCGAACGGCCGGCCACCCATCGCCGACATGAAGATGTCGTGCTGACGCCACAGCACACCCTTGGGCATACCGGTGGTGCCGCCGGTGTAGAGGATGTAGAGATCGTCGCCGGTGGGCGTAGGCATGCCGGCAGCCGGTGCGGGCGTGCTGATGATCGACTCGTAATCGACTGCGCCAGGCAGCAATTCGTTGCCGGAGCCGTCGGCGACCTGGATCAAGACCCGCAGCTCGGGCAGCCGGTCGCGAATGGCGGCGACATGCGGCGCGAACTCAGCGCCGTACACGAGCGCCTTTGCCGCAGAATCGGTGAGCAGGTAGAGGAGTTCTTCCTCGACGTAGCGGTAGTTGACGTTGAACGGCGCGACCCGGGCCCGGTAGCCGGCGATCATGGCCTCGATGTACTGGTTGCCGTTTCGCAGGTAGAGCCCGACGTGGTCCTGCCCGGACTGATGGGGCGCCAGCTGGTCGCGTTCGGTGTGGCACCCCAGCCCCTGCTCAACAAGGTAGTGCGCGACGCCATCGATGCGGGCGTCGAGCTGCGCGTAGGTCAGGCGCTGCCCGCGCCAGATCAGGGCCTCGTTGTCCGGCAGGGTCTGGGCGACGGTACGGAACACCGACGAAAGGTCGAAGCTGACGTCGCTGCTCATGGGCGCTCCTCCGGGTGGCCGAGACTAGAACGCGTTCTAGTCTGCCACGAGCGCCGGGGCACACCCCTGGTGGTTCTTCACCTACCGGGACCACCACAAGCCGACTCTTCGAAGCCGGCGGTCGCATCGTGGTTCTGTCGATGTCAAGCACACAGCCGACGACGTGCGATTTACTTGTCCCGTGACGCCCAGCTCAGGGCCAACACCATCGCCGCGCGCCGCAAGGCGACGCTGGGTGATAGCGCTCGTCGCCATGACCGTTTTGCTGCTCGTCGGGCTGGCACCGATGGCCCATATCGTCGCCGACCGGTTGCCCCAGGCGCCTGCTGACCCGACACCCATTGCCGACGGGGCACCACGGTCGGACGCAACGGCGGTGCGTGCCCTTCCCATCGGCCTCCCAGTCGATGTCACCATCTCATCGATCGCCGAAATTCGGCCCTTCGCTATTGCGGCCCTGGGGCTTTCGAGTGGGCAGGAATTGGCGAATTTTCTCACTTCGGCTCCCGACGTCGATCCGGTGACGAAGCCGAACCCGTCTTCGTCGCTGGACTTCGCCTATCCCTACCGCTACCCGGCCATCGACGACATACTGACCAAGGCGTCGGCAGACCAATTGCGCAGTCGTGCAACCACACTGGCCGCAGCACTGATCAAGTTCGCGGGCAAACCGGTCGCGCAGACAGTATCGGCCAATCCCGCACGGGTCGCCTACGCCGTGCTCGACCACGTCCGCGAGGCCGGTGGGTGTGAGGTCGCGTTGAACCTGCTGCTGCTGGTCGCGGCCGATACGAATACCACGGCGCAGATTCTGGCGGATGAGTCGTCACACGCCGAACGTGCCTGCCCTGGTGACCCCACTCCGGGATGGGTGGTCGGCCAGGCCCAGATGCGCTCGCCGACATACCAATCCGATCCACGGCCGACGCAAGTCGACACCACAACCACAGGTGCCATGGCGGCGTCGCGGGCCACTTTTGAGCATCTGGCTGAGCGCTTTCCCGGTGATGCGTGGGTACGAAGCGGACTGGGCGACAGCTATCTTCGCTCGGGTCTGCGCACGCTCTACAGCCAGCCCTTCACCGCCCGCGACTATCTGCAGCGGGCGGTGGCCCAGTACAACCGCGCCGCCGAGTTGGGCGACACTCTGGGCGCCGACGTGGGCCGTGCCCGTGCTCTGGTCGGTCTGGGCCAACCGGACCAGGCGGCGACGCTGGCGACTCGTGCCGCCGGGTCGTCCCGCCCGGGAGCCGCCCTGGAGGTGCTGCTCACTGCCCGGCAAACTGCTCACGACATGCCCGCCGCCATCGATGCCGCGCGGCGTCTCGACCGTGCGGGT from the Mycolicibacterium crocinum genome contains:
- a CDS encoding mycofactocin-coupled SDR family oxidoreductase, with the protein product MTNERPLEGKVAYVTGGARGQGRAHCVRLAQAGADIVTIDACGPVGNHIGYEPATPEDLADTVRLVEDEGVKISAERVDVRDHDGQKQVIARAIEQFGRLDVVVANAGVMSWGRAWEIPTEMWQEIIDVNLTGFFNTVQACVPAMIEAGNGGSIIAISSSAGIKAVPGAGHYCASKFGVVGLANSLALEVGEYGIRVNSVHTYGVDTALGNDLSMYSMFEKHPHYVYSFSPGALPTESLIAPNQVSEVVLFLASDASALLTAAQIPADKGYMKV
- a CDS encoding acyl-CoA synthetase; protein product: MSSDVSFDLSSVFRTVAQTLPDNEALIWRGQRLTYAQLDARIDGVAHYLVEQGLGCHTERDQLAPHQSGQDHVGLYLRNGNQYIEAMIAGYRARVAPFNVNYRYVEEELLYLLTDSAAKALVYGAEFAPHVAAIRDRLPELRVLIQVADGSGNELLPGAVDYESIISTPAPAAGMPTPTGDDLYILYTGGTTGMPKGVLWRQHDIFMSAMGGRPFGAEKSLESYADLAEQARTNAGFRSVLMIPPLMHGAAQWAAFNMFSTGGWMVLPDDVDRLNAPAVMKLAERERVLSIPVVGDAIARPLLDEIETGKYDLSGLVTITNGGAPLSPTVRERLLAALPNLMVLDAVGASETGMQMTTMAAKGVEQKAATFTPQHDTAIISTDFTHVLAPGEGEGWLARRAYVPLGYLGDAEKSARTFPTIDGVRWSVPGDRARFLADGQIELLGRDSVTINSGGEKIFAEEVERAVASHPAVYDVVVAGRPSERWGNEVVAIVQFAEGQSATDAELADACRAHIAQYKLPKAFIRTDKVLRSPAGKADYRWAKELAVESLAAQG